From the Zavarzinia compransoris genome, the window AACTCGGGTCATGGTCATTCTCCATGGCGGGCGGCCGTGAGACTCTCTCTCGACCTCAACCCGTCACGAAGCGAGCGCAGCCCTCTTCCTCTGGGAGGCTGGGGCTGCGCGGAATCGTAAAGGCGTGGAGCCGCGGACCCGGCTCCACGCCTCCCGGAATTACCGGACGCTGGAAAGGAGCTTCGCGGCTTTGCCCTCCAGCTCCAGCCGCGCATCCTGATGCGGCTTGGCGCGGGCGAGCGCCGTGATGCCCTGGACGAAGTCGAAGATCGACTCCGGCGGCCGTCCTTCCTCCTCCAGCACGGTGGCGATGATCTTCTCGGTCTCGGGACGCGAGAAGCCGCGCTTGCGCAAGAAGCTCTCGCGATCCTCGTCCTTGCGGGCGACGATCTGCTCGCGAGCCGCCCTGATGCCCGCCAGAAACGGCGCGGGCGACGACGTGGCGAACCGTTCCAGCGCGGGCGCCGCCTGGTGCGCGAACCGATGGCTGGCGAACTTGCTGTGGCGGATCGAGATCTCCTCGAAGCCCTCGGCGCCCCAGATATTGCGATTCATGCAAACGGCGCGGAGGTAGAAGGACGCCATGCCGAGAGTCTTGGAGCCCACCTCGCTGTTCCAGCAATAGAAGCCGCGGAAGTAGAGGTCGGGGTCGCCATTGGGGAGGCGGCCGGCTTCGATCGGATGGGTGTCGTCGACCAGGAAGAGGAAGACATCGCGATCGGAGGCGTAGAGGGTGGTCGTATCCTTGGTCACCTCGACGAACGGGTTGTGCGTCATGGTCGACCAGTCGAGCAGGCCCGGCACTTTCCAGCGCGTATCGCCCGTGCCGTCGCCGGCGATCTTCATGACCGCGGCGACCAGCTCATGGTCCCAGATGCGGCCATAATCCGGGCCGGTGACGGCGCGCAGTTCGATCCGCCCGTCATCCGCCTCCAGCGTCTTCACCAGCTCGGCGCGGTGCGCGAGCAAGCCGTGCTGCATGTTGATGCCGGCAAGCGGCGCAGGGAGCTGCCGCATATACCCGGCGGGCGCGCCGACCAGGCTGCACATCTGGCCGAACGACCAGTGCGTGGGAGCGATGGGCTCCTCGCGGCCGGGTACGATCAACGCCAGGCGTTCGGCGTTATCGCGACTGGCTTCGACACGAAGTGTCCGGGTCTCAACCGTGCGGGCGGTGGCGCGGTCGGCGCGCGCGCGAACGGCGGCGTAGAGGGCGCTCAGCGACAGATAACGCTCGTCGTCGGGCCGCGAGAACCATTCGGACGACACCCGCCCGATCCGTTCGCCGCGCGAGACGTCGACTTTATAACCGGCTGAAACCGGCGGGGCGCCGAAGGCGTCTTGCTCGGTGAGGATGCTTGTCTGGGTCATGGCGGATTCTCCATGACGGGCCGGCCGGGAGCCTCTCTCTCGACCCACAACCCGTCACGGAAACCCCGTCCGCACTCTGACTCTCGGGGCGTTGCGGGGTGTCCCCGCAGCAGGGGTCGGCCGAGACCTTGGCTCGGCCGCAGGGGAAGGCCTTCCCCTCAGACTTGCGTATTCGTGGCTATGTCGAGGCCACGGGTTCGATGACGCGTAGGGTCGTTTTGTTCTTGAAAATGCGCTGGAAGGGGCATTTTATACCCTATACAGTACATTTTTAACGACTGATAGGACGGCACGGCTTTCGTCGGCAGAAAGGAGTCTGTTGACAAATATGCGTCAAAATGGCTATTTACTACCCACTTTGACGCAGAATCACAGACCAACTATGCAACCTCGCCAGCACAAAACGGCCAGTTTCCTGTCGGCTCATCCGGTGTTCACCCGGGCTGAGTTCGCGGCGGCCTTCGGCCACCCGGCGGGCGGGGCCAATGTTACGAGCCTGCTCCGGCATCATCTGCGGGCCGGCAACATCAAGCGCGTCAGTCGCGAGGTGTTTGCCGCGGTGCCGGCCCACCTGGCGGTCGAGCGAATGGTAATCGACCGCTTCGCTGCGGCGAGCAAGCTCCGCCCCGATGGCGTTCTCGGGTTTCACTCCGCGCTCGAGCTGCATGGCATGGCCTATTCCGAGTTCAACGAGGTTCAGCTCATCAGCGCCGGACGCACAGAACGCGTGGACTTGCCATTTGGCGCCTGCCGCTTCGTCACCCCGCCGAAGGCGTTGGCGGCAACAGGCAAGGCCGACTACCTGACCGCGACTATGGACCGGCAGGGCGTGACGGTCCGTGTGACGGCGGTCGAACGCACGGTCGTCGATGTTCTGCACCGGCCGGAACTCGCCGGCGGCACCGAGGAAGTCCTGAAGTCGCTGGACCTGGTGCGCTATCTCGATCCGGCGAAGGTTGCCGACTATGTCGAATTGCTGGACAACCGCTCGCTCGCCTCCGTTTCCGGCTGGTGGCTCGAGAGGCGGCGCGTCGCGCTCGGGGTCGCCGACCACGTCCTGGCGCGCCTGCGAACACGGCTTCCGCGATCAAAGCATTATGCGCTGGGCGCCGAACCCGGTCATGCGGTGCTCGTCGAGCCATGGCGCGTGCTTCTCCCAGCGCAGGCGGTCGACGCCACCTTTGAAGGCGTCTGATGGTCGCGTCCCGAGAAACACTTCAGGACATCGCGGCCGAGCGGCAGCTCCAGCCCGCAACACTGGAGCGTGTGATCCGACTGATCGACATTCTCGATGCCTTCGGCGCCGACACGCTGATCGGGTCACGGATCGCCTTGAAGGGCGGCACGGCGCTCAACGTCTTCCATTCCGATCTGGACCGCCTCTCGGTCGATATCGACGTCAACTATGTCGGCGCGATCGAGAAAGAGCAGATGGATGTGGATCGGCCGGGACTGGAGGACCGGATCGAGCGGCTGATGGAATCAAAGGGCTATGCCGCGCGGCGTGAGCCGTCCGAACACGCCGGCGGCAAATGGATCTACCGTTATGCCTCCGCGCTCGGTG encodes:
- a CDS encoding DUF932 domain-containing protein, with translation MTQTSILTEQDAFGAPPVSAGYKVDVSRGERIGRVSSEWFSRPDDERYLSLSALYAAVRARADRATARTVETRTLRVEASRDNAERLALIVPGREEPIAPTHWSFGQMCSLVGAPAGYMRQLPAPLAGINMQHGLLAHRAELVKTLEADDGRIELRAVTGPDYGRIWDHELVAAVMKIAGDGTGDTRWKVPGLLDWSTMTHNPFVEVTKDTTTLYASDRDVFLFLVDDTHPIEAGRLPNGDPDLYFRGFYCWNSEVGSKTLGMASFYLRAVCMNRNIWGAEGFEEISIRHSKFASHRFAHQAAPALERFATSSPAPFLAGIRAAREQIVARKDEDRESFLRKRGFSRPETEKIIATVLEEEGRPPESIFDFVQGITALARAKPHQDARLELEGKAAKLLSSVR
- a CDS encoding type IV toxin-antitoxin system AbiEi family antitoxin domain-containing protein, with protein sequence MQPRQHKTASFLSAHPVFTRAEFAAAFGHPAGGANVTSLLRHHLRAGNIKRVSREVFAAVPAHLAVERMVIDRFAAASKLRPDGVLGFHSALELHGMAYSEFNEVQLISAGRTERVDLPFGACRFVTPPKALAATGKADYLTATMDRQGVTVRVTAVERTVVDVLHRPELAGGTEEVLKSLDLVRYLDPAKVADYVELLDNRSLASVSGWWLERRRVALGVADHVLARLRTRLPRSKHYALGAEPGHAVLVEPWRVLLPAQAVDATFEGV